TCGGCAGCGACGGACGCACCTGTAACCCTGTGTGCCGCGAGCGGCTCGGATCGCTCGAAATTGGCCCCAGCGACGGCATCGCCGATAATGGTCATGACCGGGCCGGAAAGATCGGCCCGTGCTTCCAGCGACGGCAGATCGGCCAGCGTGCCATGGAAACGGCGGCGGTTGGCAAGGCTGGCATTCTCGACCACGGCGACCGCCGTATCCGGCGAAAGACCGGCTTCGATCAGCCGGCCGGCAACCTCGGCGGCGACCGAGCGGCCCATATAGACGGCGACCGTGGCGCCGGAAATGGCGAGCCTGGCCCAGTCCGGCAGCGAATTGCCCTTCAGATCGTGGCCGGTGGTGAAAACCATCGACGAGGAGACACCGCGCAAGGTGAGCGGCAGCTCGAAATCGGCGGCGGCGGCAAAGGCCGCGGTGACACCCGGAACCACCTCATAGGCGATGCCGGCGTCACGCAGTGCCGCCATCTCCTCGCCGGCGCGGCCGAACACCAGCGGATCGCCCGACTTCAGCCGCACCACCCGCTTGCCCTGGCGGCCAAGTTCCACCAGCAGCGCATTGATTTCGGCCTGGCTCTTGGTATGGCAGCCCTTGCGTTTTCCGACCGCCAGGCGCTCGGCATCACGTCGGCCCATGGCGATAACCGCCTCCGGCACCAGCGCGTCATGGACGATGACATCGGCCTCCATCAGCAGGCGATGCGCCCGCAGCGTCAGCAGATCCTCGGCGCCCGGGCCGGCGCCAACCAGCGCGATGTGACCTGATGCCGGCGCGTTCGACAGGAGCAGATCAGTCGCCGCCTCATACGCTCGCGAAAGCTCGCCAGCCTCTATGGCACGCGCCGGCGCACCGCCGAAGAAGTCGCTCCAGAACCGGCGACGAATATTGCCTTTGGGCAGTCTCTCGGCGGCGGCGCGGAACGAAGCAGCGAGCGCCGCCAGCCCACCGAACGACGGCGACAGCATGCGGTCGATGCGGCTGCGCAGCATCTGGGCAAGCACCGGGCCTGCCCCTTCGGTGCCGATGGCGATGGCGACCGGCGCGCGATTGACCAGCGCAGGGGTGAAGAAATCGCAGAGTTCCG
The genomic region above belongs to Mesorhizobium sp. B4-1-4 and contains:
- the cysG gene encoding siroheme synthase CysG, translated to MPQVDAKLNAFPVFVRVEGEAVAVVGGGDQALAKARLIGQSSAVLRIIAQNAEPDLLAFIAQSGASHIAAAYDVSQLDGAVMVFAASGDGELDRRVAADARRLGIPVNAVDRPELCDFFTPALVNRAPVAIAIGTEGAGPVLAQMLRSRIDRMLSPSFGGLAALAASFRAAAERLPKGNIRRRFWSDFFGGAPARAIEAGELSRAYEAATDLLLSNAPASGHIALVGAGPGAEDLLTLRAHRLLMEADVIVHDALVPEAVIAMGRRDAERLAVGKRKGCHTKSQAEINALLVELGRQGKRVVRLKSGDPLVFGRAGEEMAALRDAGIAYEVVPGVTAAFAAAADFELPLTLRGVSSSMVFTTGHDLKGNSLPDWARLAISGATVAVYMGRSVAAEVAGRLIEAGLSPDTAVAVVENASLANRRRFHGTLADLPSLEARADLSGPVMTIIGDAVAGANFERSEPLAAHRVTGASVAAEGVQP